One genomic window of Pseudothermotoga sp. includes the following:
- a CDS encoding M23 family metallopeptidase has protein sequence MSFHSGIDIAAPEGTPVFSSAPGTVVFTGERSGYGLLVEVRSSKEIFRYAHLSKITVYVGQKVDRGTLIGRVGSTGVSTGPHLHFEIEVLSKEEVVNPLAYLPSTTRVYVLREGTEGMGGE, from the coding sequence ATGTCCTTCCATTCCGGGATAGACATAGCAGCTCCGGAAGGTACACCCGTTTTTTCTTCCGCCCCAGGCACGGTCGTCTTCACAGGTGAAAGATCTGGATATGGTCTTTTGGTCGAAGTAAGGAGTTCTAAAGAAATATTCAGATACGCACACTTATCTAAGATCACCGTTTATGTTGGCCAAAAAGTGGATCGTGGCACACTGATCGGTAGGGTTGGTAGCACCGGGGTGAGCACAGGACCACATTTGCACTTTGAAATCGAAGTTTTGAGTAAAGAAGAAGTTGTAAATCCTCTCGCTTATTTACCTTCCACCACAAGAGTTTATGTGCTCAGGGAAGGTACAGAAGGTATGGGTGGTGAATGA
- a CDS encoding lysophospholipase — translation MKEFQGNDGHVILVHGLGEHSKRYTWLVELLQPRYGITLFDLPGHGESEGKRGHTSFSEIFKILDELVSKHPNCFLMGHSLGGLIAIRYAQLKNKLSGLIVTSPALELANANAILKTIASILSALSLNLTFDNGINPNDLSTNPIAVQKYVSDPLVHRKISARLAADIFKHSKLALKEAHKVRIPCFVAVGSEDKVTLASGARRFFESLEVNDKCLKVYEGSFHELFEDVKNAEKFKQDLLRWIVSHS, via the coding sequence ATGAAAGAGTTCCAAGGAAATGATGGACACGTAATCTTGGTGCACGGTTTGGGGGAGCATTCCAAGAGGTATACGTGGCTCGTTGAGTTGCTCCAACCACGTTACGGTATCACCTTGTTCGACTTGCCTGGACACGGGGAGAGTGAAGGAAAGCGTGGGCATACAAGTTTTTCGGAGATTTTCAAAATACTCGATGAATTGGTGAGTAAGCATCCAAACTGTTTCCTCATGGGTCACAGCCTAGGAGGGCTCATCGCGATCCGCTATGCACAGTTAAAAAACAAGTTGAGTGGATTGATAGTGACCTCGCCTGCCTTAGAACTAGCGAATGCGAATGCCATTTTGAAGACAATCGCTTCGATACTTTCTGCACTCTCATTGAATTTGACTTTCGACAACGGGATAAATCCAAACGATCTATCCACGAACCCCATCGCAGTTCAAAAGTATGTGTCAGACCCGTTGGTTCACAGAAAAATATCTGCCAGATTGGCTGCAGACATTTTTAAACACAGCAAACTTGCTTTGAAAGAAGCGCACAAGGTGAGAATACCTTGTTTTGTTGCTGTAGGCAGTGAAGATAAGGTGACTTTAGCGAGTGGGGCAAGGCGATTTTTCGAAAGTCTCGAAGTGAATGATAAGTGTCTCAAAGTCTACGAAGGTTCTTTCCATGAGCTGTTTGAAGATGTAAAAAACGCTGAAAAATTCAAGCAAGATCTTTTGAGATGGATCGTTTCGCACAGTTGA
- the rnr gene encoding ribonuclease R, with amino-acid sequence MDELKEAILSLIESDQKCTLKGIYKALKVKSKSEKQSVRNAVKQLLEEGKLVRDGKGYYHRTESSNIAVGIIEFSRRGSVAFVTTDDGREIAIPVELSSSAMHGDKVLLEIVGKWRNLPMGKIVRVLKRGKERIVGVFDLRRTFGFVIPDDPKINYDFYVPVECINGARPGQRVIARITRWPRKGRNPEACIETVLGNVDDPKTDIPAVMAKYELTDRFPDEVLRELEELPDDVRKEDIVGRLDLRNEVIFTIDGEDAKDFDDAVSIKKLPRGRYLLGVHIADVSHYVKEGSALDKEAYRRGTSVYLLDVVVPMLPFKLSNNLCSLMEQKDRLTFSIEMVINTEGEVLDFNISPSVIRSKKRLTYTIVNKLLEGDESVERALGKEISDSLKLMHELSLILREARQKRGAITDIEGGEVEVLMNDKAEVIDIVPRKRGPGEILIEEFMIKANETVAEIFHNAGLPFVYRVHEEPDPETILQLKEYVEALGLRIKFPKNVHSSVLQRVLQLVKDHPLRSSVERLMVRSMKRAMYSPTNIGHFGLASYAYTHFTSPIRRYPDLVVHRLLKLYLKQGNKFTEKQIELYSKLLPKVAEHCSRRERIADEAEWDLLAMKKVEYISKHMDEIFEVVVTNVTRFGLFVEIPDKLISGLVHVSTLDDYYVYDEKKNILIGERTGKIFKIGDTLRVRVLRADKITGEIDFELVEEEKRVDERVPRK; translated from the coding sequence ATGGATGAACTCAAAGAAGCGATTTTGTCGTTGATTGAAAGTGATCAAAAATGCACGCTCAAAGGTATCTACAAAGCATTGAAGGTGAAATCGAAAAGTGAAAAACAAAGTGTGCGGAATGCAGTGAAACAACTGCTCGAGGAGGGAAAACTGGTCAGGGATGGGAAGGGTTACTACCATCGAACTGAGTCAAGCAACATCGCTGTTGGTATCATAGAGTTTTCCAGGAGAGGGAGTGTTGCTTTCGTTACGACTGACGATGGGCGAGAAATAGCTATACCTGTGGAGCTTAGTTCAAGCGCCATGCACGGCGATAAGGTCTTACTAGAGATTGTCGGAAAATGGCGCAACTTACCTATGGGGAAGATCGTCCGTGTCCTAAAGCGTGGTAAGGAGCGCATCGTGGGTGTTTTTGATTTGAGAAGAACGTTCGGCTTCGTGATCCCAGATGATCCTAAAATCAACTACGATTTCTACGTTCCGGTGGAGTGCATCAACGGTGCGAGGCCTGGCCAGCGTGTCATAGCTAGGATAACCAGATGGCCTAGAAAAGGTAGAAATCCAGAAGCTTGTATCGAAACCGTCCTTGGAAACGTGGATGATCCAAAGACCGATATACCGGCTGTGATGGCGAAATACGAGCTGACCGATAGGTTTCCCGACGAGGTATTGAGAGAACTTGAAGAATTGCCAGATGATGTTAGGAAGGAAGACATTGTCGGTAGACTCGATTTGAGAAATGAGGTCATCTTCACCATAGATGGTGAGGATGCGAAAGATTTTGATGATGCCGTCTCTATCAAAAAACTTCCGCGTGGCAGATACCTGTTGGGTGTTCACATCGCCGATGTTTCGCACTATGTGAAAGAAGGTTCTGCTCTCGACAAGGAAGCTTACCGACGTGGAACGAGTGTATATCTTTTGGACGTTGTTGTACCGATGCTTCCTTTCAAACTTTCGAACAATCTCTGTAGCTTGATGGAGCAGAAAGACAGGCTCACTTTTTCTATCGAAATGGTCATAAACACTGAGGGGGAAGTGCTCGATTTCAACATATCACCGAGCGTGATAAGAAGTAAAAAGAGATTGACTTACACCATCGTCAACAAATTGCTTGAAGGTGACGAATCCGTAGAGCGAGCTTTGGGAAAAGAGATTTCCGATTCGTTGAAGCTGATGCATGAACTTTCTTTGATCCTCAGAGAAGCTCGGCAAAAAAGAGGTGCCATAACGGATATAGAAGGTGGTGAAGTGGAAGTTTTGATGAATGATAAAGCCGAGGTCATCGATATTGTGCCGAGGAAGAGGGGGCCTGGTGAAATATTGATCGAGGAATTCATGATAAAAGCGAACGAAACAGTCGCAGAAATTTTTCACAACGCTGGCCTCCCGTTCGTGTACAGAGTGCACGAAGAACCTGATCCAGAGACCATACTACAGCTGAAAGAGTATGTTGAGGCGCTCGGTTTGAGGATAAAATTTCCAAAGAACGTTCATTCTAGTGTTCTTCAAAGAGTGCTCCAACTTGTGAAAGATCATCCTCTCCGTTCCAGTGTTGAAAGGTTGATGGTCAGATCCATGAAGCGTGCTATGTATTCTCCAACCAACATAGGTCATTTTGGACTCGCCTCGTACGCTTACACTCACTTCACTTCACCCATAAGACGTTACCCCGATTTAGTTGTGCACAGATTGTTGAAGCTCTATTTGAAGCAGGGAAACAAATTCACAGAAAAGCAAATAGAGCTTTATTCAAAACTTTTGCCGAAAGTCGCTGAGCATTGCAGTAGGAGAGAGAGAATCGCTGACGAAGCGGAGTGGGATCTGCTGGCAATGAAAAAGGTCGAGTATATAAGCAAACACATGGATGAAATCTTTGAAGTGGTGGTCACGAATGTGACGAGGTTTGGATTGTTCGTTGAGATCCCAGACAAACTCATCTCTGGTCTCGTTCACGTTTCGACATTGGATGATTATTACGTATACGACGAAAAAAAGAATATTCTGATCGGTGAAAGAACAGGAAAAATTTTCAAAATAGGCGATACTCTCAGAGTGAGGGTTTTGAGAGCAGACAAGATTACTGGAGAAATAGATTTCGAACTAGTGGAGGAAGAGAAACGTGTGGATGAAAGAGTTCCAAGGAAATGA